A window from Flavobacterium gyeonganense encodes these proteins:
- a CDS encoding TonB-dependent receptor, with the protein MKFNLKFLFITLFICTISIAQNKGTISGVLTDKETNNEVLPFANILIKGTNISANTDIDGKYSLSVNPGNYTLIFSFVGYESVEKAITVKANETITVNQVLSAGGYTLKDVVVKSAGGNREKETALLLEQKNAVVIKQSIGAQEMSRKGVNDVEEGLTKITGITKVDSRGIFVRGLEDRYNNLLINDLAAPSNSPFTKIIALDLFPTNVVGVIDVYKTFNPNIYGDFAGGTFNIQTSKATKSITKINIGAGYTTGNSLKDFLLSSDADTSTGFLGFNGKDRELPGFLGNQATRQTFTTDQALNSVSGNKGFNVSQTKSPLNSSLNLLHAEKFNLSNDRTLSYLLSINYDNNFAIREGVDRTIDLQSSGSKYINNFITTEYRFKTTNSALVGLNYNADRLKLSFNTLYIRTNLNSIKDQQGPSSGTAAENGFIRTNQLDKSDYLNGQLLGEYALTKDKNQTIKAGASYAITKFEQPDRKFFTGLKTGDDLISTSYGGNNFLRQYLTVDGNSFYSALVEYNLKFGKNDKQNKLTVGYNGSGSKMESSYRFIASTGNNGFSSSINNIDTQITSDISANNMSFSENSNATYKVKLDEMANAGYANLFLKFGEKVEVNAGIRFESALKETHYRGLGTFDAPFKILKYDNAYFLPSLNLKYLLSDTANIRFAASKTYTKPVIMEAFPISFINADGTSTQGNPILKNSDNYNFDLKYELFPTAKEMIAVGLFGKHIINPIEKTFISNATTGTVTTFLNSESANLYGIEAELLVGLERVSESLGSFSWGLNATLMSSKVTVSPNFESIDEDGIITVKPSIETHQSRSLQGASNWLVNSDLKYEFNFSNEWSNTVSLVYGVFGKRIYAVGTNGQDHVYELPVQQLDFVWGSKVSEHFDVKFTADNILNSWRKREFGNNGTLKVDEESLLANSYKKGIGFSLKLGYTF; encoded by the coding sequence ATGAAATTCAATTTAAAATTTCTATTTATTACATTATTTATCTGTACGATTTCGATCGCACAAAACAAAGGTACGATTTCTGGTGTATTAACAGACAAAGAAACTAATAATGAAGTACTTCCTTTTGCAAATATTTTAATTAAAGGAACCAACATTAGTGCCAACACTGACATTGACGGAAAATATTCCTTATCCGTAAATCCGGGAAATTATACTCTTATTTTTAGTTTCGTTGGATATGAATCTGTAGAAAAAGCTATTACTGTTAAAGCAAACGAAACAATTACTGTTAACCAGGTATTATCTGCCGGAGGTTACACACTAAAGGATGTTGTTGTGAAATCAGCAGGAGGAAACAGAGAAAAAGAAACAGCTTTACTTTTAGAACAAAAAAATGCTGTCGTTATTAAACAAAGTATCGGAGCACAGGAAATGTCCAGAAAAGGCGTTAATGATGTTGAGGAAGGTTTGACAAAAATTACCGGAATCACTAAAGTAGATTCCCGTGGAATATTTGTACGTGGACTGGAAGACCGTTATAATAATTTATTGATTAATGATTTGGCTGCACCATCAAACAGCCCATTCACTAAAATTATTGCTTTGGATTTGTTTCCAACGAATGTTGTTGGAGTAATTGATGTCTACAAAACATTTAATCCAAATATATATGGTGATTTTGCTGGAGGTACTTTTAATATTCAAACTTCAAAGGCAACAAAAAGTATTACGAAAATAAATATTGGAGCAGGTTATACAACAGGAAACAGTCTTAAAGATTTCCTATTATCATCTGACGCAGATACATCAACAGGATTTTTAGGATTTAATGGTAAAGACAGAGAGTTACCAGGTTTTCTTGGAAATCAGGCAACGAGACAAACTTTTACAACAGATCAGGCATTAAATTCAGTAAGTGGCAATAAAGGTTTTAATGTAAGTCAAACAAAATCACCTTTAAATTCAAGTTTAAACTTATTACATGCTGAAAAATTTAATTTAAGCAACGATCGTACTTTATCTTACTTATTGTCTATTAATTACGATAATAATTTTGCGATAAGAGAAGGGGTTGACAGAACTATCGATTTACAGTCTTCCGGATCTAAGTATATAAACAACTTTATCACCACTGAATATCGTTTCAAAACCACGAATTCAGCATTAGTTGGCTTAAACTATAACGCTGACAGACTTAAACTATCGTTCAACACATTATACATCAGAACTAACTTAAACTCTATAAAAGACCAGCAAGGACCTTCATCAGGAACAGCTGCTGAAAATGGATTTATACGCACGAATCAATTAGACAAAAGTGATTATTTAAATGGCCAATTATTAGGTGAATATGCATTAACCAAAGACAAAAATCAAACTATCAAAGCCGGAGCTTCATATGCAATCACAAAATTTGAACAGCCAGATAGAAAGTTTTTCACAGGTCTTAAAACTGGTGATGATTTGATAAGTACTTCTTATGGAGGAAATAATTTCCTGCGTCAATATTTAACTGTCGATGGTAATTCATTTTATTCAGCATTAGTAGAATATAATTTGAAATTCGGAAAAAATGACAAACAAAACAAATTAACTGTTGGATACAATGGCAGCGGATCTAAGATGGAATCTTCATACCGCTTTATTGCAAGTACTGGTAATAATGGTTTTTCTTCAAGCATAAACAATATAGATACTCAAATAACAAGTGACATTTCAGCTAATAACATGTCTTTTAGCGAAAACTCTAATGCTACTTACAAAGTTAAACTTGATGAAATGGCTAATGCAGGTTATGCTAATTTGTTTTTAAAATTTGGAGAGAAAGTTGAAGTAAACGCAGGGATTCGATTTGAAAGTGCTCTTAAAGAAACTCATTACAGAGGATTAGGTACATTTGATGCCCCTTTCAAAATATTAAAATATGATAATGCCTATTTCTTACCTTCATTAAATTTGAAGTATTTGTTGAGTGACACAGCTAACATTCGTTTTGCAGCAAGTAAAACGTACACTAAACCAGTTATCATGGAGGCTTTCCCGATATCTTTCATCAATGCTGACGGAACTTCAACTCAAGGGAATCCAATTTTGAAAAATAGCGATAATTACAATTTTGATTTAAAATATGAATTATTCCCAACTGCCAAAGAAATGATTGCTGTTGGATTATTTGGAAAACATATTATCAATCCAATTGAAAAAACTTTCATCTCAAACGCAACCACAGGAACGGTTACCACTTTTCTAAATTCTGAGAGTGCCAACTTATATGGAATAGAAGCTGAACTTCTTGTTGGACTAGAAAGAGTCAGCGAAAGCTTAGGTAGTTTTTCATGGGGATTAAATGCTACTTTGATGTCATCTAAAGTTACTGTAAGCCCTAATTTTGAATCTATAGACGAGGATGGAATTATCACCGTAAAACCTTCTATTGAAACGCATCAATCAAGATCATTGCAGGGAGCATCAAACTGGTTAGTAAATTCAGATTTAAAATATGAATTTAATTTCAGCAATGAGTGGTCGAACACTGTTTCATTAGTTTATGGTGTTTTTGGAAAAAGAATATATGCTGTAGGAACCAATGGACAGGACCATGTCTATGAATTACCTGTACAGCAATTGGATTTTGTATGGGGAAGCAAAGTTTCTGAGCACTTCGATGTAAAATTCACTGCCGATAACATTTTAAATTCATGGAGAAAACGTGAATTTGGGAACAATGGGACCTTAAAAGTAGACGAAGAATCATTATTGGCTAATAGTTATAAAAAGGGAATCGGGTTTTCATTAAAACTTGGATATACTTTCTAG
- a CDS encoding NAD-dependent epimerase/dehydratase family protein, translating into MVLVTGGTGLVGAHLLIHLIENGENVKAIYRNLKNIQKTKSVFELYKKGDLFEKINWLEADILDIPSLETAFIGIEYVYHCAALISFDPKDEDTLRKTNIEGTANMINFSIAKEIKKFCFVSSIAALGDLQPHETYITEETDWNPEKPHSDYAISKYGSEMEVWRGVQEGLDVIIINPGVILAPVATKSIFEHGSNELYIKVSKGLSFYTLGKSGFITINDVVRVAFELMKSNIKNERFTLIADNIVFRDVLNTIAEVLKVKKPTIHATPLLMNILWIADGIFSTLFFQKRSLTKATAKASYSGNLYSNEKTKTALGTVFLDVHQYIKEASKL; encoded by the coding sequence ATGGTATTAGTAACAGGAGGAACCGGTTTAGTTGGCGCACATTTATTGATTCATTTAATTGAAAATGGAGAAAATGTAAAGGCGATTTACCGAAATCTAAAAAATATCCAAAAAACAAAGTCGGTTTTTGAACTATATAAAAAAGGCGATTTATTTGAAAAAATCAATTGGCTTGAAGCCGATATATTAGACATTCCTTCCCTTGAGACTGCTTTTATCGGGATAGAATATGTTTATCATTGTGCTGCTTTAATTTCATTCGATCCAAAAGACGAAGATACCCTTCGCAAAACCAACATTGAAGGAACAGCCAATATGATTAATTTTTCCATAGCCAAAGAAATAAAGAAATTTTGTTTCGTAAGTTCGATTGCTGCTTTGGGAGATTTGCAACCACACGAGACTTATATTACCGAAGAAACCGACTGGAATCCGGAAAAACCACACAGCGACTATGCTATCTCAAAATACGGTTCCGAAATGGAAGTCTGGAGAGGTGTTCAGGAAGGTTTAGATGTAATCATTATAAATCCCGGCGTTATTTTAGCTCCCGTTGCAACAAAGTCAATTTTTGAACACGGAAGCAACGAACTGTATATAAAAGTAAGTAAAGGACTTTCATTCTACACCCTTGGAAAAAGTGGATTTATCACTATAAATGATGTTGTAAGAGTTGCTTTTGAGCTAATGAAAAGCAATATAAAAAATGAACGTTTTACTCTAATTGCTGACAATATTGTGTTCAGGGATGTTCTCAATACGATTGCTGAAGTTTTAAAAGTAAAAAAGCCAACAATTCACGCCACGCCATTACTCATGAATATTCTATGGATTGCTGATGGCATATTTTCAACATTATTTTTTCAAAAAAGAAGCCTCACGAAAGCAACAGCAAAAGCTTCGTATTCTGGAAATCTGTATTCTAATGAAAAAACAAAAACCGCTCTGGGAACGGTTTTTCTAGATGTGCATCAATACATAAAAGAAGCATCGAAATTATAA
- a CDS encoding polyprenol monophosphomannose synthase, whose translation MNDCIVIIPTYNEIENIESIVRAVLSQHKSFHLLIIDDNSPDHTADKVIVLQKEFPERLFLEKRAKKSGLGTAYVHGFRWALERKYDFIFEMDADFSHNPNDLEKLYDACHFGGAALAVGSRYVTGVNVVNWPLSRVLMSYFASVYVKFITGMKIHDATAGFVCYKREVLEKINLDKIKFVGYAFQIEMKYRTYCAKFEITEVPIIFTDRTKGVSKMSNAIIKEAILGVISLRLKKLFNTL comes from the coding sequence ATGAATGATTGTATTGTCATAATTCCTACTTACAACGAGATCGAAAACATTGAAAGCATAGTACGTGCGGTGCTTTCGCAACATAAATCCTTTCACCTTTTAATTATTGACGATAATTCCCCAGATCATACTGCTGATAAGGTTATTGTGCTTCAGAAAGAGTTTCCTGAAAGATTATTTCTTGAAAAAAGAGCCAAAAAATCCGGTCTTGGAACGGCTTACGTTCATGGTTTTAGATGGGCTTTGGAACGCAAATATGATTTTATTTTTGAAATGGATGCTGATTTCTCACATAACCCGAATGATCTTGAAAAATTATATGATGCCTGTCATTTTGGAGGCGCAGCTTTAGCGGTAGGATCCAGGTATGTTACAGGTGTAAATGTGGTAAACTGGCCTTTAAGTCGTGTATTAATGTCTTATTTCGCTTCGGTTTACGTTAAATTTATTACAGGAATGAAAATTCACGATGCGACAGCAGGCTTTGTTTGTTATAAAAGAGAGGTTTTAGAAAAGATAAATCTTGATAAAATAAAATTTGTTGGATATGCTTTTCAGATCGAAATGAAATATAGAACTTATTGTGCTAAATTTGAAATAACAGAAGTTCCGATTATTTTTACCGATCGTACCAAAGGAGTCTCAAAAATGAGCAATGCCATTATTAAGGAGGCGATACTTGGTGTTATTTCTCTTCGATTAAAAAAATTATTCAATACATTATAA
- a CDS encoding sensor histidine kinase: MKINFKKTYRFAIKSALYISLFTTGFVLLLMNMFYKNQLKYQAGFGIIFLISVYIFSFLVLQYRVERFIYRRVKKIYDEVSLLESTPLINQPITTDMETLSREVKKFATDKKLEIEMLEIREQYRREFLGNVSHELKTPLFTVQGYVSTLLDGAMDDKTIRKKYLKRAEKGVERLIYIVEDLDMITKLESGDLDLNFTEFNIVELIQNVFDLLEMKADKKKIKLAFESKNVQSLIVKGDKDRIQQVLENLIVNSIKYGKEGGLTEVGVVNLTKKKVLIRISDNGEGVEKQNISRLFERFYRVDKSGTRSEGGSGLGLAIVKHIIEAHKEKVYVESEFGIGSEFSFTLEKANKATKAEVK; encoded by the coding sequence ATGAAAATCAATTTCAAAAAAACTTATAGATTCGCTATCAAGTCGGCACTATATATAAGCTTGTTTACAACAGGATTTGTATTGTTGCTGATGAATATGTTCTATAAAAATCAATTAAAGTATCAGGCAGGATTTGGGATAATCTTTTTGATTTCAGTCTACATCTTTTCATTTCTTGTACTTCAGTATCGTGTAGAACGCTTTATATACAGAAGGGTAAAAAAAATCTATGATGAGGTTTCTTTACTTGAATCAACACCTCTTATCAACCAGCCGATTACAACGGATATGGAAACGCTTTCCCGCGAGGTGAAAAAATTCGCTACCGATAAAAAACTCGAAATTGAGATGCTTGAAATCAGGGAACAATATCGACGAGAATTTCTGGGAAACGTTTCGCACGAACTTAAAACCCCGTTATTTACAGTTCAGGGATATGTTTCAACTTTGCTGGATGGCGCAATGGATGATAAAACTATTCGGAAAAAATACTTAAAACGTGCAGAAAAAGGTGTAGAGCGCCTGATCTATATTGTTGAAGATCTTGATATGATCACCAAATTAGAATCGGGAGATTTAGATTTGAATTTTACGGAATTTAATATAGTTGAACTGATTCAGAATGTTTTCGATTTATTGGAAATGAAAGCCGATAAAAAGAAAATAAAATTAGCATTCGAAAGCAAGAATGTACAGTCCTTAATAGTGAAAGGGGATAAAGACAGAATTCAGCAGGTTTTGGAAAATCTGATTGTGAACTCTATTAAATACGGAAAAGAAGGAGGTTTAACTGAGGTTGGTGTTGTGAATCTCACCAAGAAAAAAGTCTTGATTCGTATTAGTGATAATGGGGAAGGGGTTGAAAAACAAAACATTTCACGTTTATTTGAACGTTTTTACAGAGTTGACAAAAGCGGAACCCGTTCAGAAGGAGGTTCCGGTTTAGGACTGGCAATTGTAAAGCATATTATCGAAGCTCACAAAGAGAAAGTATATGTAGAAAGTGAATTTGGAATTGGTTCTGAATTTTCTTTTACGCTCGAAAAAGCGAATAAAGCGACAAAAGCTGAGGTTAAATAA
- a CDS encoding acyl transferase: MITANDIFTISSQKQFEKTALKVFRFQHENNKVYRNFCDFLNVNPQQVKSLKQIPFLPIQFFKSHEVVSNSDFPQVIFTSSGTTGVVTSRHLVTDVSLYEESYQKGFAQFYGNIEDYVVLALLPSYLERDGSSLIYMVEDLIKLSNQHESGFYLHNHDDLIKKLTTLDESGQNVILIGVTYALLDLIEKHQFNLQNTIIMETGGMKGKRKEMIREELHEQLCKGFGVSSIHSEYGMTELLAQAYSLGEGIFECPSWMHVLMRDPEDALTYVKDGKTGGINVIDLANINSCSFIATQDLGKKYPNNSFEVLGRFDNSDIRGCNLMVL, encoded by the coding sequence TTGATTACAGCCAACGATATATTTACTATTTCAAGTCAGAAACAATTTGAAAAAACAGCACTTAAGGTGTTCCGTTTTCAACATGAAAACAACAAGGTATATCGTAATTTCTGTGATTTTTTAAATGTAAATCCGCAACAGGTAAAATCTCTGAAACAGATCCCTTTTTTACCCATTCAGTTTTTTAAAAGCCATGAAGTAGTTTCTAATTCCGATTTCCCTCAGGTTATTTTTACCAGCAGCGGCACTACCGGAGTGGTGACCAGCAGACATTTGGTTACAGATGTTTCGCTTTACGAAGAAAGTTATCAAAAAGGATTTGCACAGTTTTACGGCAATATAGAAGATTACGTTGTTTTAGCCCTCCTGCCGTCTTATTTAGAACGCGACGGATCTTCACTAATTTACATGGTCGAAGATTTAATAAAACTATCCAATCAGCATGAAAGTGGGTTTTATTTGCACAACCACGACGACCTGATTAAAAAGCTAACTACGCTTGACGAATCAGGTCAAAATGTAATTTTGATTGGCGTTACATATGCTTTATTGGATTTGATCGAAAAACATCAGTTCAACCTTCAAAACACCATTATCATGGAAACTGGCGGAATGAAAGGCAAACGCAAAGAAATGATCCGCGAAGAATTGCACGAGCAGCTTTGTAAAGGTTTTGGCGTTTCTTCAATTCATTCAGAATACGGCATGACAGAACTTTTGGCACAGGCTTATTCGTTAGGCGAAGGTATTTTCGAATGCCCGTCGTGGATGCATGTTTTGATGCGTGATCCGGAAGACGCACTCACTTACGTAAAAGATGGAAAAACCGGCGGCATCAATGTTATTGATTTAGCCAATATTAACTCCTGTTCTTTTATCGCAACACAGGATTTAGGCAAAAAATATCCCAACAACTCTTTCGAGGTATTGGGACGTTTTGATAATTCTGATATTCGTGGTTGTAATTTGATGGTTTTATAG
- the tyrS gene encoding tyrosine--tRNA ligase yields MKNLVEELKWRGLYHDSMPGTEEQLLKEVTSAYIGFDPTADSLHIGSMVQIILLVHLKNFGHQPVALVGGATGMIGDPSGKSDERNLLNEETLAKNVAGIKSVLSRFLDFNSNEPNGPIMVNNYDWMKEFSFIDFAREVGKRITVNYMMAKDSVKKRINGEGEGMSFTEFTYQLIQGYDFYHLYKNNNCLLQMGGSDQWGNITTGTELVRRMGGENAKAFALTTPLITKADGSKFGKSEGGNVWLDADKTSVYKFYQFWVNATDADAEKYIKIFTFLDKETIEGLIAQHHEAPHLRVLQKKLAEEITIFVHSKEELEKAIQASNILFGNSTAEDLKKLDEKTFLEVFDGVPQAEITKADLENGLEIITVLNEKTGFFKSNGEARRALTANSISVNREKINEDFVLTANDLINNQFVLLQSGKKNYFVIRAV; encoded by the coding sequence ATGAAGAATCTAGTTGAAGAATTAAAGTGGCGCGGTTTGTACCATGATAGCATGCCAGGAACGGAAGAACAATTGCTAAAAGAGGTAACATCGGCTTATATTGGTTTTGATCCAACGGCAGATTCGCTGCATATTGGCAGTATGGTTCAGATTATTTTGCTGGTTCATTTAAAGAATTTTGGCCATCAGCCCGTTGCTTTAGTGGGTGGTGCAACCGGAATGATTGGTGATCCATCCGGAAAATCTGATGAAAGAAATTTGCTGAATGAAGAAACTTTAGCTAAAAATGTTGCGGGAATCAAAAGTGTATTGTCACGTTTTTTAGATTTTAATTCAAATGAACCAAACGGACCAATCATGGTGAATAACTATGACTGGATGAAAGAATTCTCGTTTATTGATTTTGCCCGTGAAGTTGGAAAACGTATTACGGTAAATTACATGATGGCGAAGGATTCTGTTAAAAAAAGAATCAACGGAGAAGGCGAAGGAATGTCTTTCACAGAATTCACATACCAATTAATTCAGGGATACGATTTTTACCATTTATATAAAAACAATAACTGTCTTTTGCAAATGGGAGGTTCTGACCAATGGGGAAATATTACCACGGGTACGGAATTAGTACGTAGAATGGGCGGTGAAAATGCGAAAGCTTTTGCGTTAACAACTCCTTTAATTACAAAAGCAGACGGTTCTAAATTCGGAAAGTCTGAAGGAGGAAACGTTTGGTTAGATGCTGATAAAACTTCGGTTTACAAATTCTACCAGTTTTGGGTTAACGCTACAGATGCTGATGCTGAAAAGTACATTAAAATATTTACTTTTTTAGATAAAGAAACAATTGAAGGCTTAATTGCACAACATCATGAAGCACCGCATTTAAGAGTTTTGCAAAAGAAATTAGCTGAAGAAATCACGATTTTTGTTCACAGTAAAGAAGAATTAGAAAAAGCGATTCAGGCTTCGAATATTTTGTTTGGAAATTCAACTGCGGAGGATTTAAAGAAACTGGATGAAAAAACGTTTTTAGAAGTTTTTGACGGAGTTCCTCAGGCAGAAATTACAAAAGCAGATCTGGAAAACGGTTTGGAGATCATTACCGTTTTAAATGAAAAAACAGGTTTCTTTAAATCAAATGGAGAAGCCAGACGTGCTTTAACTGCAAATTCTATTTCAGTAAACAGAGAAAAAATTAACGAAGATTTTGTATTGACTGCAAATGATTTAATTAACAATCAGTTTGTGTTGTTACAAAGTGGAAAGAAAAATTATTTTGTGATTCGAGCGGTTTAA
- a CDS encoding response regulator transcription factor, with product MKKTQTKILLVDDEPDILEIVGYNLAQEGYQIVTASNGKEAIAKAQKELPELIIMDVMMAEMDGMEACEHIRKIPELNNVIITFLTARSEDYSQVAGFDAGADDYITKPIKPKVLVSKVKALLRRLKEQVIITDTLNVGGIEINREEYKIIKDNVEISLPRKEFELFYLLASKPGKVFKRDEILDKVWGNEVVVGGRTIDVHIRKLREKIGEDLFKTIKGVGYKFEA from the coding sequence ATGAAAAAAACACAAACCAAGATTTTGTTAGTTGATGATGAGCCGGATATTCTTGAAATTGTAGGGTACAACCTGGCTCAGGAAGGCTATCAGATTGTTACTGCTTCAAATGGAAAAGAGGCAATCGCAAAAGCTCAGAAAGAATTACCGGAACTTATTATTATGGATGTAATGATGGCCGAAATGGACGGGATGGAAGCTTGTGAACACATTAGAAAAATTCCGGAACTAAATAACGTTATCATAACATTTTTAACCGCAAGAAGCGAAGACTATTCTCAAGTAGCTGGTTTTGATGCTGGTGCTGATGATTACATTACAAAGCCAATAAAACCGAAAGTATTGGTAAGCAAAGTAAAGGCTTTGTTAAGAAGGTTAAAAGAACAGGTAATAATTACAGATACTTTAAACGTAGGTGGAATAGAAATCAATCGTGAAGAATACAAAATCATTAAAGACAATGTTGAAATTTCCCTTCCGAGAAAAGAATTCGAATTATTCTATTTACTAGCTTCAAAACCAGGGAAAGTTTTTAAAAGAGATGAAATATTAGATAAAGTTTGGGGAAATGAAGTAGTAGTAGGCGGAAGAACTATTGATGTACACATCCGAAAATTACGCGAAAAAATTGGCGAAGACCTTTTTAAAACCATAAAAGGAGTTGGCTATAAATTTGAAGCTTAA
- a CDS encoding DUF4296 domain-containing protein: protein MKNFVFIILVLILSVSCKKDLVKEPAKLIEKEKMIDIIYDLSLLEAIKYQQPLSLDSVASNPTKFIFKKYKVDSLQFAQSNIYYAADYDSYKEMFDEINARLDKEKKSTEKKLKAEEKVAKAKKAAEAKKKKLKETPKDSVKKKLIKKVNIDSIKRMRRLQHKGL, encoded by the coding sequence ATGAAGAATTTCGTATTTATAATATTGGTTTTGATTCTTTCTGTAAGTTGTAAAAAAGACCTGGTCAAGGAACCTGCGAAACTTATAGAGAAAGAAAAGATGATCGATATAATATATGATTTATCTCTTTTGGAAGCCATAAAATACCAGCAGCCTTTGTCGCTGGATTCAGTTGCATCAAACCCAACAAAGTTTATTTTTAAAAAATACAAGGTTGACAGTTTACAATTTGCACAAAGTAACATTTATTACGCTGCCGATTATGATAGTTACAAAGAAATGTTCGATGAAATAAATGCGAGGCTGGATAAAGAAAAAAAGAGTACCGAAAAAAAGCTGAAAGCTGAAGAAAAAGTAGCTAAAGCAAAAAAAGCAGCTGAAGCTAAAAAGAAAAAATTAAAAGAAACTCCTAAAGATTCTGTCAAAAAGAAACTAATTAAAAAAGTCAATATCGATTCTATAAAAAGAATGAGAAGATTACAGCATAAAGGATTATAA
- a CDS encoding dihydroorotase produces the protein MNRILIKNAKIVNEGTIFEGDVLIENDLIVEVADSISLKSSDCKVIDAEGNFLIPGAIDDQVHFREPGLTHKGDIESESRAAVAGGITSFIEQPNTVPNAVTQEILEDKYQIASQKSFANYSFMMGATNDNLEEVLKTNPKNVAGIKIFLGSSTGNMLVDNEATLERIFSSTPMLIAVHCEDETTIQNNLAEFKEKYGDDIPVTAHNLIRSAEACYISSSKAVALARKTGARLHIFHLSTAKEMELFTNKIPLEEKKITAEVCVHHLWFTDEDYKTKGNFIKWNPAVKTADDRKELWKALNDGRIDVIATDHAPHTKEEKLQSYLKAPSGGPLVQHAVVAMFEAYHQGKITVEKIVEKMCHNPAKIFKIEKRGFIKAGYYADLVIVNPGLPWSVKPENILYKCGWSPFENFTFKSRITHTFVNGEMVYNNFKVKDIRAGKRLLFNR, from the coding sequence ATGAACAGGATTTTAATTAAGAATGCCAAAATTGTAAACGAGGGTACAATTTTTGAAGGTGATGTTTTAATAGAAAACGACTTAATTGTAGAAGTTGCAGACAGTATCAGTCTAAAATCATCCGATTGTAAAGTAATAGATGCCGAAGGAAATTTTCTGATCCCGGGAGCAATTGACGATCAGGTACATTTTAGAGAACCGGGACTTACACATAAAGGGGATATTGAATCTGAATCCAGAGCTGCAGTAGCAGGAGGTATTACTTCTTTCATTGAACAGCCCAATACGGTTCCGAATGCCGTTACACAGGAAATTTTAGAAGATAAATACCAAATAGCTTCCCAAAAATCATTTGCGAATTATTCGTTCATGATGGGGGCAACCAATGATAATCTGGAGGAAGTTTTAAAAACAAATCCAAAAAATGTTGCCGGAATCAAAATTTTCCTGGGTTCTTCAACCGGAAATATGCTGGTAGATAATGAAGCGACTTTAGAAAGAATATTTTCAAGTACGCCAATGTTAATCGCAGTTCATTGTGAAGATGAAACTACGATTCAGAATAATTTAGCTGAATTCAAAGAAAAATATGGAGATGATATTCCGGTTACGGCACATAACCTAATCCGTAGTGCTGAGGCTTGTTATATTTCTTCTTCAAAAGCAGTGGCTTTGGCAAGGAAAACTGGTGCAAGGCTTCATATTTTCCATCTTTCCACTGCGAAGGAAATGGAATTGTTCACCAATAAAATTCCGTTAGAAGAGAAAAAAATCACGGCTGAGGTTTGTGTACATCACCTTTGGTTTACCGATGAAGATTACAAAACAAAAGGTAATTTTATCAAATGGAATCCGGCAGTAAAAACAGCTGATGACAGAAAAGAACTTTGGAAAGCCCTGAATGATGGTCGTATTGATGTTATTGCAACCGATCATGCGCCACATACAAAAGAAGAAAAATTACAGTCTTATTTAAAAGCGCCTTCAGGTGGACCTTTAGTACAGCATGCCGTTGTTGCGATGTTTGAAGCATACCATCAGGGGAAAATCACGGTGGAGAAAATCGTAGAAAAAATGTGTCATAATCCTGCGAAGATTTTTAAAATCGAAAAAAGAGGGTTTATTAAAGCAGGTTATTATGCAGATTTGGTTATTGTAAATCCAGGTTTGCCATGGAGTGTAAAGCCTGAGAATATATTGTATAAATGTGGTTGGTCTCCGTTTGAAAATTTTACTTTTAAATCGAGAATTACACATACTTTTGTAAACGGAGAAATGGTTTACAACAACTTTAAAGTAAAAGACATCCGTGCCGGAAAACGATTATTATTTAACAGATAA